From the genome of Marinitoga sp. 38H-ov:
TATGCTTTTTTGGAATAATGTGTAGATAAAATTACCCACAATCCATTTAAAAAGTTATTTTTAAATAAATCATTATAATTATCTCTCGCATAATAATAACTTTTAGCCTCTGGAATGAGCATTATTCTCATTCCTATTTTTTTTAGTCTTAAATTCATTTCTATATCCTGATTTCTTTTTAATTCTGGTTTAAATAATCCAGCTTTTTCAAATACTTCTTTTTTATATATTCCATATGCTACTGTATCTACATATTCTTCTTTTTCATTACATGTTCTATACTTAGCTCCTCCTACCCCAAAAGGATGAGATAATACATTTGCAATTGCTTTAGCAATTGCTGTATCTTTACCAGGCTGCGTAATTACTAATCCTCCAGCTATATCGCATTTATTTTCCTCTAATCTTTTTATACAAGCAGATATATAATTTTTTGAATATGTTGTGTGTGCTCCTGCTATCATAATATAATCACCAGTTGCTTCTTTTATTCCTATATTCAAAGCAACTGGTGTTATTTTTAATTCATTATCAATTATTTTTATATCTATATTATTATTTTCATTTTTTATTCGGTCAATTATTTCTTTTGTGTTATCAGTACTTAATCCATCAACAATGATTATCTCTTTATTTTCATAATCATTTTCTATTAATGAATTTAAACATTTTTCTATATATTTTTCTTCATTAAGTGTTGGTATTATAATAGATACTTTTTTACTAGATACTTTTTCCATGTTATCCCCCCATTAAGACAATACAAAATTAACAAATTCCTTTTCTTTTTCTTCTGTCCAAACAAATTCATGTTTATATTTTCTTATATTTTCTAATAATTCTTCATAATTTTCATATGCTTTTATTATTTTATCTACTGATTCATCTATATTCTTTGGATTAATAACTATACCAATATTATATTTTTCTACCTCTTTTGCCATTGATATAAACGTATTTTTTACTATTACAGGAGTTTCTGCTGCTATTGAATCATAATATTTGTTTGGTAGAGAAAATATATCATTTTTATAATTTCTATTTTTTACAGTATTAAATGATATTAATGAAAATAATGATTTTGATAATTCTTTCATCATATCCTCATATGGTAAAAATTTTGTATAGTCATGTGGTATATCTTTAAAATATTCTGATTCCATACCTATTATTCTAAATTTAAAACCTTTTTGAATTAGCTTTTTTAATATTTCTTTCTCATCTTCTAAATTTCTATTTATTTTACCTACAAAAGATATTTCTTTTATTTTTTCTTTTGATTGTATTGATATTTCGGCATAATTTTTTTGGATATAATAATCATTATGAATATTTAATTTTTGATATATATCTTTTTGCATATCTTTTGATACAAAAATTAATTTATCTGATAAATTTAATTGTTTTTCAAAAATCTTCCATAATACTTTTTCTTTTATCTGTTTTTTTATTCCTGATAAATTGTTTAAGAAATTTTCCGGATGATATTCATGAATATCATATATTATTTTTTTATTTCTTTTTTTTGCTATTTTAAAAGGAAGAACTGGTTTTGTTGTCAGAAAATGATGCATGTATAATATGTCATATTCAAATTCTCTTATTAATTGTATAATTTTTTTATCAAACTTTCCTCTGCTTTTTACCTCTTTTATCTTATTTTCAAAATTTATTTTATATTTTATAGGTATATATTTTATATTATCTTTAAAATATTCTTCTTCATTTTTATTTGTTATATATTGATATATTACCTTATTTTTCTTAGATAATGATTTTACCATTCTATAAACCCTTTTGTCATATTTTGGATGCATATATCCTATTATAAAAATTGTCATATAATCACCACAAGTCTTTTCTTAATTGCTCTAATATTTCAAATGCTTCTTTTAATTCATCAAAATCTATTTTAGTTAAAATATCCAATGCTTTTTTTAACTCAGTAGTTGATAATTTAGATATATGTTGTAAAATTTCTTTAATTTCTGAAGAAGATATTCCTTCTGTTCTTGGTAAATAAACTACTTCACAATATTCATTTAAATAATCAAATTTCCCTTTCCAATCTTCTCCTATAACAAAAATATCTACATTATATTTTATTATATCTTCTATTTTTTGTTCCCAATTTTTTTCTGGTATTACTATATCAACACATTTAATATTTTTTACGATTTCTGCTCTTTGTTCATATGGAATTATAGATTTTTTCCCTTTAATAGCATTAAATTCATCTGTTGAAACAGCTACAATTAGTTTATCACCTAACTCTTTAGCTCTTTGCAATAATCTAAGATGCCCTATATGAAATAAATCAAATGTACCATATGTAATTACTGTTTTCATCATTTCACCCCAATTTTTTTTAAAAACTTATCTATTATCTCCTTATCTTGAGAAAATGGAGAAAAATAAAATGAAAAGAATATTATTAATATAATAATAATCGAATTTATAATTACCCAAAAATAGATATTCGATATACTTTTTGTAAAGCTAAATATAAAAATAGAAGTGAAAGCAAATAACAATATATAAAATAATGTTCTTATTTTATATGGATAAATATTATATATAACTCTTACTTGAATAAATTTCAATAAGTTTACAACAATTATTGATGCCGCAAAAGAAAATGCAATACCCCAAGAATATCTTGGTCCTAATAAATATCCAGTTGATACACCTGTAATTATCATCGCTAAACCATTTATTATCTCAAGCCCCTCATATCCAGACATATTCAGTAATGTACCATTAGGACCAACAAAAGAATTAATAAATTGAGATATTAATATTAGAGAAACTATTAATGTACCTTTTGAATAATCTTCTCCTAAAAAAGATAATATTCTATTAATATGTATAACAATAAAACTAATTATAGGCAACATAATAAAAGTATTCCAACGCGATACATCTTTAAATATTAAATCTATTTTTTTTAAATCTTTTTCTTTCCATGCAAGAGCAAATTCAGGCATTGTTACATTAGCTAAAGCTGTACCTAACATTGCTCCTATTGTACCTAATGTTATTCCAATTGAAAGATAACCAACAGATTCATTTGTTGAATATAATCTTTGCATTATTTTAGATAAATTTCCATACAATGAATAAGTTATAGTTATAAAATAAAATTTCCATGAATTTTTAATAATCCATTTTAGAGATAAATATTTTTCTTTAGTATAAAATCTTATGGATATTATCAAAGGTATTAATAATGAAAATAAATAAGCTAATATAAATGAGAAATAGTTAGAAATAATAAAAAAGAATATAAAAAATGAGCCTACTCTGATTAGTCTAATCAATGTATCTCTAATAAAACTAGCGGTATCTTGTTTTTTTATTCCAATAAAATATGAATATGTTAAATTTTCTACCTGTGATAAAAAAACTAAAAATAAAATAATTATTACATTAAATTTGTTATATACTATACTCTCATCAAATGTCATATATATAAATGGAAATATTAGAATATCTAATAAAAAATATATTCTGATAAAATCAGAGTATATTTTTTTTGCATTATATATATTTTTCCCACTTTCTCTAATTAATAACGTTGGTAACCCTAAACTCAAAAATGAATAATATGTTCCAATAAATCCTAAAATTACATTGGCTTTACCATATTCTGATGCACCTAATAATTTAGCAATTATTAATTGAAATATAAATCCTATGCCACTACCTATAAAAGTCCATGAAAAAGCTTTAATTCCTTTTTTAAATAGATTCATGTAATCCTCCATTAAAAATTATATTATATATTCTTTCACATGAATTATTCCCATATATAAAAAACATGTCTTTTAAAATTTTTCTATGATCAATATATTTATCTTCTTTAAAATTATCTAATATTGAATTTTGTAAATCAGTTTGTGTTCTAACTTTATCGCCTGGGGTCCAAAATTCATATGGATGTAATAATAATCCTCTAACTTTTATATATTCTTCTATATCATTATTAATAAATATAATAGGTTTATTTAATAACAAATAATCGAAATATATACTAGAATAATCTGTAATTAACATATCAGAATCAGGTAAAATTTCATATAAATCTATATCTTTTTTTGATAATATATCTTCTGATAAAAACATGAAATTTTCTAAATTGTAATTTTCATATAATTTTTTATAATATCTCTCTTCTATAGGATGGAGTTTCGCTATAAATAAAATTTTATTTTCAATTAAAAATTTTTCAAAATCTGAAATATTAAAATCTGATATTCCAAATATATTTTTATTTCTTTCTATACCTTCGGAAATATCTCTATTTACATAACCTTTTCTAAATGTTGGAATAAAAAATATAATTTTTTTATCTTTTTTTTGTATTATTTCATTTAATCTTCCATTTTTAAATAAATAATCAGTTCTCGGAAATCCAGTAACAATATATCTTCCTAAATAATTTCCTGTTGTGGAATTTAATAACGTATTATAAAATGGAGAAGATGAAATAATATAATCATATTTCATCCAATTTTTTAATATTTTCTTTTTCCTTTTTTCTGTTTTGTCTAAAAGCCCCATTGCTTTTAATGGTATTCCATGCCAAAACTGTATAAATTTTTGATTTTTTCTTTTAAAGAAAACATTTATATCATGTGAAGTAAATACATATTTTGAGGATTTTACTAAATCTAAATATTCAAAAATATTTTTTGATTTATTTATTATTTTAACATTTAAATGATTTTTATCCTTTAAATATCTAAAAAAGGCATAAGAATTTGAACCACTATATGGTGTATCATCTATTATTAATACATCATACTTATATTTTTTTATACTGTATATAATTTCAAGTATTATCTTTATTATTTTTTTTATCATTTAATTCCCCTCTTAATAAATCTCTTATAAAATTATATGCCTTATTTCCTATAATTTTTCTGATTTTTTTTCTTATTTTATTTGGTAAAGGTTGCCATGTCCCCGAAAAGTGATGTATTGTATGAGTATTATCTGTTATATGTATTTCACCAGTATGATCATTCTTTGCACAAAAATAATCAAATGGATATATAGCTATACCATCGCCAAACTCTTGATATTTTCCTCCACCTATATAACCCATTTTCTTAGACAATTCTGTAATAATTATAACATTCGTAGTTAAATCAAAAGTTCCATCATCTAAAACAAATTTTTTATCATTATAATAATCTAAAAGTAATTTTATCCAGCTATTTTTTGGTGTTGCTCCCATTATTCCAGTTGGTATTAATTTATCATTTTCATAACCGGAAAAAGCATTGTGATGTAAAAATTTATCAAGATTTTTAATTACTTCTACATCTGTATCCATATATATTCCACCATATTCATATAATACCTTTAATCTAACGTAATCAGTTACAAATGCGTATTTCTTATTTTCATATGCTTCCTTTATATATATATTCTCATTAATATCAAAATTGTCTTCATTCCATTCTATTATCTCATAATCTGGTAAATGTATTTTCCAACTTTCAATACATTTTCTGGCAATCTCTGGTTTCTTACCTTTTCCAAACCAGCAATAATGAATTTTTTTAGGTATCAATTTATACACTCCTTATATATATAACTTTTGAATTAAAATCAAAATATTCTATTTTTGATTTTTTGGAAACTATAAATATTGTTTCTTCAGTTTTCAATTTTAATATGTTATAATCATTTTCATCATTAGAATTTATTATAATTATATTTTTATCTTTTTTTAATTTTTCATCTATTTCTTTTATTTTTTCAATATCTAATTTATTTATATTAAGTAAATTATAATTTAAATTACTTAATTCAGCATATAACAAATCTAATATATTTTCACTAGCTGTATTTACTATTAAAATATTATTTTTATTAATCATATATAAATACTTTGAGATTTTTGAAATATCTCCGTTTACTATTAATTCAGGTTTTTTATAATTGTATTCAAAATCTTTCAATGAATATATTTTATTATCTTTTAATTCAAATCTTAAAGCTATTATAGAGGCTAAAAATATTGATATAAAAAACCCTCCAATAAAAAACATTTTAAATGATGGAAAGTCTTGTCTTGTTGGAACAAAAGAATTATTTAATATTGATGGTTTTTGTATTTCTAACAATGTTTTTAACCTTGTTTGTTCAAGAGCTGTTTTAACTATATTGTATTTTTCTTCAAGTATTTTTTGATCTTTTTTTAATGATAAATATTCATACAATATCGGTGATTGATTTGTAATTTCTTCACTTAATTTTTTTTCTAGATTTTTAAGCATATTATATTGTGTATCTAAAACTTCATAAGAATATTTTAATGTTTTATATTTATTTAATAAATCCATTGATATTGCACTTAAATACATATCTTTATTATTTATTAATATTTCTAATTTCTTTGATAATTCTGTTTTTAATACATTTATACTTGTTTCTAGTTCAAATAATTTCGGAGAATTTGGAGATATTATTTTTAATGTTTCATATTCCAATTGACTATTTTCTAATTGTGTTTTAATATTTTTTATTTCACTATTCTTTTCTGTTAAATATACTTCTTTCATTTCTTGGTCAATATTCAAATACACATTTTCGAAATTTTTTATTTCTATCTCTAAGGAATTTTTATCTTCTGAATATTGGTATATTTTCTTTACTACATCATAATATTTATCCATTAATGGATTTTTATCTGATATTTTATATTCAAGTTCATACTCAACTACCTTTTTATTTATACTTTCTAATTCCTGATTAATTTGTTCTAATAATGGTATTAACAATGATATTTTTTCATTATTTTTTTCTTTTTGTATTTTTTCATAATATTCTATATAATATTCATACCATTTATCCAAAACTTTTTTTACATATTCAGGATCTCTTTTTGTATAAGATATTTTAATTATATTTGTTCCACTCTTTGCTTCTATTATCAATTCTTCTTTTAATATTTCTATTAAATCCCTTTCATAATATACTTTACCTCTTAATCTATCTATAATATGTCTAGAATTATTTTTTCTTTTTACCATATCAAAATCTTTAATTATGTTTTTTAATATTTCATCTGAATACATTTTTTCTATTTCAGTTTTTATTTCTGTATTATTTCCCGAGTTTGATAATAATAATGATAAATTATCTCCTCCTGAATTAGATGAAGATAATTCTAATTCCATATATGATGTATATGTCCTAGGAAGGATACTATATATATACATTATAATAGAAAAAAATACAATAGATAAAATTATTATTATATACCAACGTCTTTTTATTGTATTAAATACATCCCTTAAAGTTATATCATTTCTCATTTTTATTCCTCCAAATATATTTTTTCATAATATACGTATATTAAAAATTCTAATATAATTGTAAATGGCATTACTTGTGCTGGTGTATAAATTCTATGTTCCGTAAGACCTGCTATTAATATTGCAAAAATAGAATAATATATATATTTTGAGAAAAAAACGTCTGGTATTTTTTTTGATATATAAAACAATTCTTTTATTAATAATATAAAAAATATAAAACCTATTATCCCGGTTTCTGCTAAAATGTGCAAATATGAATTGTGTGCATGTGCATCAGAAAATTGGACTTTAGATGTATTAAACATATATATATTTTTTAATCCCTCAAAATTATATGGAATGTCATTATATCTTGTAAATCCTATACCAAATATTGGACTTTTTATAAAATCATCAATCGCTCTTGGCCATAATACAAATAATCTATCAGATATATTTGCGGTTCTATTTGGATCATTTAAATCAAATACTTCCGTATTTGTTGGGCTTAAATTATATATTCCATGTTCTTTTGATATATAATATGCACCCAATATTATTACTATAGCCCCTATTATGGTTAATATATAATATATTCTTTTTAATTTATTACTTTTAATTAACTCATTTATAATCATCAATCCAATAACCCATATAAAAGCTAATTGAGAACCCCTAGACTTTGAAAAATAAAGAGCTATTATATTAGAAAAAAAATAAAATAAATTATATATATTTTTTTCTTTTAAGTATAATACCAAACCAAAAACAGATAACATTAAATAATATCCACCTGCAGCATTATGTGCTTTAAATAAATAATGGTATATTCCATCTGATGATATGCCTATAGGTTTTCCTAATAAAAATGAAAGAGTTAATCCAAAAGTTAGAAGACTAATAATTTTATATACTTTAATTAATATTTTATTATAATTTAAACCTGATTTGAATTCTGTTGATAATATAGGAAGAAATAGTGGCATATATGTTATATAGAAATTCCCATCATGTCTAAAATTATCATATGATAAAAATTTTGAAAATGGTATACCTGTAATAACAGCACTAAAAAAGTATAAAAAACCTATAATATAAAACAATTTATTTGTTCTTGATATATATACTTTTTCTGGAAAATATATATATAGTATTAAAAATAATATTCCAAAAACTACAAAAATCGGGTATGCTGGAATTAAATTGAAAAATGAAAATGAAAAAGATAATATTAAACTCAATACTATTATATCTTTTAAATTAATTTTCATTTTTCAAATAACTCCTCTATACCCTTTATATAATTTTCATATGAGAATTTTTCTTCAAAATATTTTTTATCTATCATCTTTTTATATTTATTTGGATTATTATAAATTTTAAATATTAAATCCTTTAAATGAGTTATACTATCTATTAAATATCCATTATTTTCATTTATTATTTCAGGTATACCGCCTATTTTTCTAGCAATTATTGTCTTGTTATGATATAATGCTTCAATTAAAACAGTTGGTAGAGAATCATCAATAAATGGATAATGTATAAATACATCGCTTATTTCCAAATAACCACTAACATCATCAGTATGTCCAACTAAAATTACATTATTATCCAATCTATTGATTTTAATATATTTTTTTATTTTTTCTAAATACTCCTTGTTTTTTTCATTTGCATCACCAATAATCATTAATTTTATATTATCTTTTAAAATTTCTTTTATACTTTTTATAATCTCTAGTTGCCCTTTAGATGGTTGAATCCAACCTATTACTGAAATAATAAAATCATTTTCTGATAAATCATGTAATTTTTTATAATATTCTGTGTCTCTTTTTGGTTTCATATTTGGAATTCCATTATATAATACTGATATTTTATTTTCATTTACACCTATTCTAATTAAACTCTTTTTTACTGTTTCCGATACACAGGATATATGATAAAAATTATTATTAAAGGTTTTCTTTAACATACCTTTTAATGGAGATATAAAATCTCCATTAACAACATCATGTAACCTAGCAATTGCTTTAACATTTGTTTTTTTTGAAATTTGTCCTCCATATATATGCGCTTTCATTGAATTTGTAAATATAATATCTATATTATTTTCTATTACAAAACGAGATAATTCTTTAATCATTTTTCTATATTCAAAAATATTTATTATATTTTTGAATGATAATTCTGATCTACTAATTTTTAAAAAATCTTTGCTTAAAGGAAATATTTTATAATCAATATTTACTTCTTTTAGTTTTTCAGTAAATTCACTTTCTGTTGTTACCCCTACTATTATATTATATTTATCTCTATTATATTCCTTAAGATAATCAACAAGTACCTTTTCAGCTCCACCAAACCAATATGCGTGGTCTAGTATCAATATATTTTTCATAATTCACCTCAATTCTTTTATTATCCTATTTCTAAACACTTCAATATCGAATTCTTTAGCTCTTTTTATTATCAATTCTTTTTTATTTTCTTTCCAATTTTCTTCCGCAATTCTTTTTATTGCACTTGATATTTCTTTTGAATTCATAGGTTTTACATGTATTCCTGTTTGTTCATTTATATTATGAAAAGTAGTTCCAGTGCCTAATTCAGTGGAAACAACTGGAATCCCACATGCCATTGCTTCTAATGCAACTAAACCAAATGCTTCACCTCTATCAATTGAAGGTAATACAAATACATCTGCTGCAGAATAATATTTTGGCATTTCATTATAACTAATATGATTTTCAAATATAATTCTATTTTCTAGATTTAAATCCTTGGTAATATCTTTCAGTTCAGTTTCTTTTGGACCTTTACCAATAATCAATAGTTTATAATTATTTGGAAGATTTTCCATTGATTTTATTAAATATTCTATACCTTTATATCTCCCAAGTCTTCCAATATATAATATTAATTTTTCATTTTTAGATACATATTTATTTCTATAATTATCTTGCCTATAATAAAAATGATTTGTTTCTACGAATAAAGGAACTACAGATATTTTTTCTTTAAAGTATTTTAATACAGGAGATGTATTAATTATATTTGGTGATGTAACTATAATCTTATCCATTTTTTTTAAATATTTTTTTACTATTAGATTATTATATATTTTTCCAAAATATCCTCTACCTGCTATATCCATATGATAAAAACATATATTCTTTTTATCTTTTATACTTCCATTTAAAAAAATATCCAACTCTGGTTGCCCAGAAGCAAAGTGATATAATAATATATCCTTATCTTTTGATAACTTATTTAATACATTTCTATATTTTAAAGAGATTCTTACTGAACCTTTTTCAATAAATATTGGTAATCTATGAACCTCTGTATTATCAACTCTATCAATTTTATAACCTTTTTTATTTGGATTATATGTTAATGCTGTAGAATTAAATAATTTATTTATCTCTCTAGCAACTATTTCAATTCCACCAATTTCTGGAAAATAGTTTCTTGATATAGACAATATCTTCAATTAATAAGCTCCTTTCTTATCTATTACAATTTTTATAGTTTTTAAAAATATTATGAAATCCAATTCTAATGACCAATTTCTTAAATAATATAGATCCAAAGCTATTCTTTCACTATAATCTTCAATATCGCTTCTACCATTTGCTTGCCACATTCCAGTTATTCCAGGTTTTATTGAAAATACCTCTTTTGCAACATCTTCACCATAATATAATTCTACTTCTTTTCTTACAACAGGTCTTGGACCAATTAAACTCATATTTCCTATTAATACATTTATTAATTGAGGCAATTCATCTAATGATGTTTTTCTTAATATTTTTCCTATTTTTGTAATTCTCGGATCATTTTTTAATTTAAAATGTTTATACCATTCTTCTCTTATCTTTTCATCCTTTTCAAGTAATTCTTCCAATCTCTTTTCTGCATCTGGATACATTGTTCTAAATTTATACATCTCAAATTCTTCTAAATTCTTTCCTATTCTTTTATGTTTAAAAAACACTGGTCCTTTATCCTCTTTTTTTATTAAAATTGCTATTATTAAAAATACTGGAGATAATAATATAAGACCTATTATTGATAATACAATATCAAATATTCTTTTTATAATTAAATTCAACGGATTTAATAATTCTTGAGATGCAGTAATTGCAAGAATTCCATCTAAATCATGTATTTTATTAGAAAAGCTTATTAATCCATATAAGTCTGGTATATATTTAATTTTTCTAATCATTCTTTCAAATTTTGTTATTATTTTTGATAATTCAAATTTTGATAAATTGGGTATAGCTATTATTACTTCTTCAATATTATTTTTTTTAATTATTTTATTAAAATCATCCAAATCACCTATTATTTTATTTTTATCAACAATAATTTTATCATCATTATATTTTAAGAATCCTATAATATTATATGTTGTAAATGGATGTTGACTAATTTTATCATACACTACCTGGGCTAATTCTCCAATTCCTAAAATAATAACATTTGTACTAAATAATTTAAATTTTATTAATATTTTTCTGAAAATATATCTAGTTAAAGAGTCTAAAATTATGAACATAAACATTAAAACAAATAGTTTAAATATATCTATATAATTTCCACTAAACAATAATAACACTAATATAACAAAAAAATATATTGCTGTGGAATGAAAAATATTTAGTAATTCATCCCAAAATAAATGTGTTTCAAAATAATACATTTTCCTAAATAAATATATCACGCTCAATATCCCAGAATAAAAATATACTATATTCATATCAAATATGTTAAAAACATTATATAATCCAACTAAAATAACATAATCTAATATCAATAATATTATTCCATATATTGTTTTTTTTATTCCTCTTTTTATTGTTCTTTTTTGTGCTATATTCATTTTCCATCCTCCATAAAATTCTCAAATTAAATTATAGCACAATTTTTAATTTTTGTTTTTATGATTATTTGAAACTATGTAACAATTAAAAAACTGAGGGCTAAGCCCTCAGTCATCATATCCATTAGGATTATTTTTTTGCCAATTCCATGAATCTCTACACATATCTACTATATTTCTTTCTGCTTTCCAACCCAATTCCTTTAATGCTTTTGTTGGATCTGCATATACTTGATCTACATCTCCTGGTCTTCTATCAACTATTTCATATGGTATTTTTATTCCATTTGCTTCTTCAAATGCTTTTACAACATCTAAAACACTATATCCAACACCTGTTCCTAAATTATATATTTTAACGCCAGTATCATTCATAATCCTTTCCAACGCTTTTATATGTCCTATTACCAAATCAACTACATGAATATAATCCCTTACCCCTGTTCCATCATGTGTATTATAATCATTTCCAAATACATTTAGTTTTTCTCTTTTTCCTACAGCTACTTGGGTTATATATGGCATTAAATTATTTGGGATTCCATTTGGATCTTCTCCTATTCTACCAGATTCATGTGCTCCTATTGGATTAAAGTATCTAAGTAATGCAATAGACCATTCATTATCTGATACATATAAATCTTTTAAAATGTATTCAATAAATAATTTTGTTCTACCGTATGGATTTGTAGCTGAAAGAGGTGCGTCTTCTGTTATTGGAACTGTTTCTGGATTACCATATACTGTTGCAGAAGAACTAAATACTATTTTCTTTACATTTTTATCTTGCATTACTTCTAATAAGTTTAATGTTCCAGTTATATTATTCTTATAATATTTCAAAGGTATTGCTACTGACTCACCAACTGCTTTTAAACCAGCAAAATGAATTACTGCTTCTATATTGTTTTCATTAAATATTTCTTCTACTTTTTCTTTATCTAACAAATCTACTTCGTAAAATTTGAAATCCTTTCCTGTTAACTCTTTTATTCTTTTCAATACTTCTGGTTTACTATTTGAAAAATTATCTAAAACAACAATTTCATATCCCGCATTTAAAAATTCTACGCATGCGTGAGAACCTATATATCCTGCTCCTCCTGTTATTAATATAGCCATATTTTCACCTCCACAAAAATTCGCTCTTATATTATATCATATTGAAAATACAT
Proteins encoded in this window:
- the galE gene encoding UDP-glucose 4-epimerase GalE; the protein is MAILITGGAGYIGSHACVEFLNAGYEIVVLDNFSNSKPEVLKRIKELTGKDFKFYEVDLLDKEKVEEIFNENNIEAVIHFAGLKAVGESVAIPLKYYKNNITGTLNLLEVMQDKNVKKIVFSSSATVYGNPETVPITEDAPLSATNPYGRTKLFIEYILKDLYVSDNEWSIALLRYFNPIGAHESGRIGEDPNGIPNNLMPYITQVAVGKREKLNVFGNDYNTHDGTGVRDYIHVVDLVIGHIKALERIMNDTGVKIYNLGTGVGYSVLDVVKAFEEANGIKIPYEIVDRRPGDVDQVYADPTKALKELGWKAERNIVDMCRDSWNWQKNNPNGYDD